In Deltaproteobacteria bacterium, a single window of DNA contains:
- a CDS encoding MFS transporter: MTTQAPAVTSVPSAGGPSRLPFLIGGLVALICAQILYAALVLSALHKQYDKPMLAVRALVCDHVANRLGRMTRMGKAPERIAHLDQLLAAYADTETDALLVLRADGTVLDGWGWPKGVTFPMPMQPRLLREGIHEFSQDGSLWLARPLLDRDGHTVGRVLLGLNDDKRSEQAWRVLRDNVRLLGAITTGACLLLVALGLTARRGKDRSSTALSEKRVYVALILPLLASQLLFSAAMLKPLRVMNETHLDAVAHQLGRHVAGEMEHLLNLGLDLEKIPPATEYLAGLQRFLPESLGVAILDAKGQRLHAADAAGPIETSRWAPLEQASLTTDIPFGVGDIQAGSVRVLMSPLAVSANIRAITLDTLTMTVVAILFLVELTNLLILREKRRANQRLQPMAASAGFMRPVIFACMFAIDMSLSFVPLRLGELNPFLFGLPHDVIMGLPVSFEMFMVGLAIMAGGFWSERAGWRPLLVTGTVLVALGNLGSGMSTDALPYIASRGVAGAGYGLLNLAAQVFVLANSRPDQRAGNLAAVFAGLFAGALCGSASGGLIADRLGYAGAFLVAAALMTLTGLVLWRILPPQQTPAPTSARPSLPSLGETMSFIFDRRMAALLFLNIIPGAFVTVCLFQFFLPVSLNMGGASPADIGRVTMIFPLVIVYLGPLFGRLVDKSQRKDLLLALAGVIAAAGVAVLLILDGIPAAIAAVTLLGIANAILSNAQGAHALELPATTRFGAGRAMGIYNVVERLGQVLGPITLGLIIAIQGRDAGLAVMATGMAATSLILALLGQGRRGN, encoded by the coding sequence ATGACCACTCAAGCCCCGGCCGTTACTTCCGTTCCGTCAGCGGGTGGACCAAGCCGGCTGCCGTTCCTGATTGGCGGTCTGGTGGCCCTGATCTGCGCCCAAATCCTGTACGCCGCGTTGGTGCTTTCGGCCCTGCACAAGCAATACGACAAACCCATGCTGGCGGTGCGGGCCCTGGTTTGCGACCACGTGGCGAACCGGCTCGGACGCATGACCCGGATGGGCAAGGCGCCGGAACGCATCGCCCACCTCGACCAATTGCTGGCCGCCTACGCGGACACGGAGACGGACGCACTGCTCGTCCTCAGGGCCGACGGTACCGTGCTTGACGGCTGGGGCTGGCCCAAGGGCGTCACGTTCCCGATGCCCATGCAACCCCGGCTGCTGCGCGAGGGCATTCATGAATTTTCCCAGGACGGAAGCCTGTGGCTGGCCCGGCCGCTTCTGGACCGGGACGGGCACACGGTCGGACGTGTCCTCCTGGGTCTGAACGACGACAAGCGCTCGGAACAGGCGTGGCGCGTTTTGCGCGACAACGTGCGCCTTCTGGGCGCGATCACTACCGGCGCCTGCCTGCTCCTGGTCGCCCTGGGGCTGACCGCGCGACGCGGAAAGGATAGGTCCAGCACGGCCTTGTCCGAAAAACGGGTCTACGTGGCCCTGATCCTTCCCCTGCTCGCCAGCCAGCTTCTTTTCAGCGCCGCCATGCTCAAACCCCTGCGGGTCATGAATGAAACCCACCTGGACGCCGTGGCGCACCAACTGGGCCGCCACGTGGCCGGAGAAATGGAACATCTGCTCAATCTGGGCCTGGATCTGGAAAAAATCCCGCCAGCAACGGAATATCTGGCCGGCTTGCAACGCTTCCTGCCGGAATCCCTGGGAGTGGCCATCCTGGACGCCAAGGGACAACGACTGCACGCGGCCGACGCGGCCGGACCCATTGAAACGTCCCGCTGGGCGCCCCTGGAACAAGCCTCCCTGACAACAGACATCCCCTTTGGCGTCGGCGACATCCAGGCTGGCTCGGTCCGGGTGCTCATGTCCCCCCTGGCGGTTTCGGCCAACATCCGGGCCATCACCCTGGACACCCTGACCATGACCGTGGTCGCCATCCTTTTTCTCGTGGAGCTGACCAACCTGCTCATTCTGCGGGAAAAGCGTCGGGCGAATCAACGGCTCCAGCCCATGGCGGCCTCGGCCGGGTTCATGCGGCCGGTCATTTTCGCGTGCATGTTCGCCATCGACATGTCCCTGTCTTTCGTGCCCTTGCGTCTGGGCGAACTCAATCCGTTCCTGTTTGGCCTGCCTCACGACGTGATCATGGGCCTGCCCGTGTCCTTCGAGATGTTCATGGTCGGGCTGGCCATCATGGCTGGCGGCTTCTGGAGCGAGCGCGCGGGCTGGCGCCCCCTGCTCGTCACCGGAACCGTCCTGGTCGCCCTGGGCAACCTGGGTAGCGGCATGAGCACCGACGCCCTGCCCTACATCGCCTCGCGCGGCGTGGCTGGAGCCGGCTACGGCCTGCTCAACCTGGCGGCCCAGGTTTTTGTTCTGGCCAACTCCCGCCCGGACCAACGGGCCGGAAATCTGGCGGCCGTCTTTGCCGGGCTTTTCGCCGGCGCCCTGTGCGGCAGCGCCAGCGGCGGCCTCATCGCCGACCGTCTCGGCTATGCCGGCGCGTTCCTGGTCGCGGCCGCGCTGATGACGCTGACGGGCCTGGTTCTGTGGCGGATTCTGCCACCCCAGCAGACGCCCGCCCCGACCTCGGCCCGGCCGTCCCTGCCCAGCCTTGGTGAAACCATGTCGTTCATTTTCGATCGGCGCATGGCGGCCCTGCTCTTCCTGAACATCATTCCCGGCGCCTTTGTCACGGTCTGCCTGTTCCAATTTTTCCTGCCCGTGTCCCTGAACATGGGCGGGGCCAGCCCGGCCGATATCGGCCGCGTGACCATGATCTTTCCGTTGGTCATCGTCTATCTGGGCCCGCTCTTCGGGCGGCTGGTCGACAAATCCCAAAGAAAGGACCTCCTCCTGGCCCTGGCCGGCGTCATCGCGGCCGCCGGCGTCGCGGTCCTGCTGATTCTGGACGGGATCCCGGCCGCCATCGCCGCCGTCACCCTCCTTGGGATCGCCAACGCCATCCTGTCCAACGCTCAGGGCGCCCACGCCCTGGAATTGCCGGCCACGACGCGTTTCGGCGCGGGCCGGGCCATGGGCATCTACAACGTGGTCGAGCGGCTGGGCCAGGTTCTCGGCCCCATCACCCTGGGCCTGATCATCGCCATCCAGGGCCGCGACGCCGGGCTGGCCGTCATGGCCACGGGCATGGCCGCGACAAGCCTGATCCTTGCCCTTCTTGGCCAAGGCCGGCGCGGGAACTGA
- a CDS encoding EscS/YscS/HrcS family type III secretion system export apparatus protein: MEATAMNYTVQALYLVLMLSLPPIVVASVVGIIFSLIQAITQLQEQTLSFGVKLIAVIVTLFVMGGWLCGEILRYSKEIFDNFYLL, encoded by the coding sequence ATGGAAGCCACGGCCATGAACTATACCGTGCAGGCCCTGTACCTGGTGCTCATGCTTTCCCTGCCGCCCATCGTGGTGGCCTCGGTGGTGGGCATCATCTTCAGTCTGATCCAGGCCATTACCCAGCTCCAGGAACAAACCCTGTCCTTTGGGGTCAAGCTCATCGCGGTCATCGTGACTCTGTTTGTCATGGGTGGCTGGCTGTGCGGGGAGATATTGCGGTATTCAAAGGAAATATTTGATAACTTTTACCTTCTTTAG
- a CDS encoding EscU/YscU/HrcU family type III secretion system export apparatus switch protein, with product MSEKTEQPTPKRLREAREKGDVCKSQDVPAALSVLAIAVYLVAMSESIYETLATMTETPMILMSQPFAQALPQAADVMVACFMKLVLPVLALVMATSIASNMAQVGVLFAFKSAMPKLENVSPSKWFQKVFSIKNAVEFLKNVLKVVVLSWVVWKVMSAHLGTLFRIPDGNIGHLWTVLGEAMRDLLYAAAGAFCVIAAVDYLFQRWQYTKQHMMSKDEVKREYKEMEGDPMIKGKRKQLHQELLAQNSLGNVRKAKVLVTNPTHYAVALDYDKDKTPLPVILAKGEGLLAQRMMEVAREEGIPIMRNAPLARGLFDHGTENAYIPKDLIGPVAEVLRWVQTLKRD from the coding sequence ATGAGTGAGAAGACCGAACAACCCACCCCCAAGCGCCTGCGCGAGGCGCGGGAAAAGGGGGATGTCTGCAAGAGTCAGGATGTTCCGGCGGCCCTGTCGGTGTTGGCCATTGCCGTCTATCTGGTGGCCATGAGCGAATCCATTTACGAGACCCTGGCCACCATGACGGAAACGCCGATGATCCTCATGAGCCAGCCCTTCGCCCAGGCCCTGCCCCAGGCCGCCGATGTCATGGTCGCGTGCTTCATGAAGCTGGTTCTGCCGGTCCTCGCCCTGGTCATGGCCACGTCCATCGCTTCCAATATGGCCCAGGTCGGCGTTTTGTTCGCTTTCAAAAGCGCCATGCCCAAGCTGGAGAACGTGAGCCCCTCGAAATGGTTCCAGAAAGTGTTCTCCATCAAGAACGCCGTGGAATTTTTGAAGAACGTGCTGAAAGTCGTGGTCTTGTCCTGGGTGGTCTGGAAGGTCATGTCCGCGCATCTGGGGACGTTGTTTCGCATTCCCGATGGAAACATCGGCCATTTGTGGACCGTTTTGGGCGAGGCCATGCGCGACCTGCTTTATGCCGCGGCCGGGGCGTTTTGCGTCATCGCCGCCGTGGATTATCTTTTTCAGCGTTGGCAATACACCAAGCAGCACATGATGAGCAAGGACGAGGTCAAACGCGAATACAAGGAGATGGAGGGCGACCCCATGATCAAGGGCAAGCGCAAGCAGCTGCATCAGGAGCTGTTGGCCCAGAACAGCCTGGGCAACGTGCGCAAGGCCAAGGTGCTGGTCACCAACCCGACCCATTACGCGGTGGCCCTGGACTACGACAAGGACAAGACGCCCCTGCCGGTCATTCTGGCCAAGGGCGAGGGGCTTTTGGCCCAACGCATGATGGAAGTGGCCCGCGAGGAGGGCATTCCCATCATGCGGAACGCGCCGCTGGCGCGCGGGCTTTTCGATCACGGCACGGAAAACGCGTACATCCCCAAGGATCTCATCGGCCCGGTGGCCGAGGTCCTGCGGTGGGTGCAGACGCTCAAACGCGACTGA
- a CDS encoding HAMP domain-containing protein translates to MIISLRTKLFSLVVTAIALTAVPIILLTNHELRDMSLKRERESFGNIVVLVEDTIGSRYLSMLTNNILGVLQLKNQLRQMASLVRTTWLDMASLPDGTGRRIIGGWTQPLLSFGMHLDLFKTSGGHVLGSPLIRQLAVDPGRTDLKGRPIRTMLDSRRLPPEGMFAVFDLVQDLTDSQEQHLGPLLVFFLPIPERGTVVALASRLTNMVQAAAMAEESIIQGTQEKLDTLQVHENGFVALVSGDGRTLAHKGHALGREPGFIPREGLEQARAKGFVDFVRDNDGSGSSTVFRIAYFKALDWYIVASVPREAMEAPARNLMRRMAGLAVISAALSLLGMLAVTIRVVKPLRTLTRQAKALAGVDLALAGGVTESPLLALARELPSGQRDEVGTLATAFGDMGRALDQNIRSLMETTTAKERMEGELNAARDIQMGILPAPGAPTHPGCLVASFLEPAKEVGGDLFDFFQAADGRQALVIGDVSDKGVPAALFMSMTVTLVRYALAQTSDPAEAMTRINDRLSENNPGCMFVTLFIGLFDPATGELEYANGGHCQPLAVNRAGDVRVLEGMSGPVVGAMSGLPYAPHRMVLAPDETCLLYSDGVSEAMDEQHRLFGEERIGDLLAAHPGVSPQGILELLRAAIVQHRGTAPQSDDITMLCFGRNPRA, encoded by the coding sequence ATGATCATTTCGCTACGGACTAAACTCTTTTCCCTTGTCGTGACGGCCATTGCCCTGACGGCCGTTCCCATCATCCTGCTGACCAACCACGAATTGCGGGACATGAGTCTCAAGCGGGAACGGGAGTCCTTTGGCAACATTGTCGTCTTGGTCGAGGACACCATCGGCTCCCGCTACCTGAGCATGCTGACCAACAACATTCTCGGGGTCTTGCAGCTCAAGAACCAGCTCCGGCAGATGGCCTCGCTGGTCCGAACCACCTGGCTGGACATGGCGTCCCTGCCGGATGGAACCGGAAGGCGGATCATCGGCGGCTGGACCCAGCCCCTACTGTCGTTTGGCATGCATCTGGATTTGTTCAAAACCTCCGGGGGGCATGTCTTGGGCAGTCCCCTGATCCGGCAATTGGCCGTTGATCCAGGGCGCACGGATTTGAAGGGCCGTCCCATCCGGACCATGCTCGATTCCCGGCGCCTGCCGCCCGAGGGCATGTTCGCGGTGTTTGATTTGGTCCAGGATCTGACGGACAGTCAGGAGCAGCATCTCGGTCCGCTGCTGGTCTTTTTTCTTCCCATTCCGGAGCGGGGGACGGTTGTCGCCTTGGCCTCGCGGCTCACGAACATGGTCCAGGCGGCGGCCATGGCCGAGGAAAGCATCATCCAGGGAACCCAGGAAAAGCTCGATACCTTGCAAGTACACGAGAATGGGTTTGTCGCCCTCGTGTCCGGAGATGGCCGGACCCTGGCCCACAAAGGACACGCCCTGGGCCGGGAACCCGGCTTCATCCCGCGGGAAGGTCTTGAACAGGCCCGTGCCAAGGGCTTTGTGGATTTCGTGCGCGACAATGATGGCAGCGGTTCGTCCACTGTTTTTCGGATTGCGTATTTCAAGGCCCTGGATTGGTATATCGTGGCGTCCGTGCCGCGCGAGGCCATGGAGGCGCCGGCCCGGAACCTGATGCGGCGCATGGCCGGGTTGGCCGTGATTTCGGCGGCGTTGAGCTTGTTGGGCATGCTCGCGGTCACGATCCGGGTGGTCAAGCCGTTGCGAACCCTGACCAGACAGGCCAAGGCCCTGGCCGGTGTCGATCTGGCCCTGGCCGGCGGCGTGACGGAATCCCCGCTGCTGGCCTTGGCCCGGGAACTCCCGTCCGGTCAGCGCGACGAAGTCGGCACCCTGGCCACGGCCTTTGGCGACATGGGACGGGCCTTGGATCAGAATATCCGCTCCCTGATGGAGACGACCACCGCCAAGGAGCGCATGGAAGGCGAATTGAACGCGGCCAGGGATATCCAGATGGGCATTTTGCCGGCTCCCGGGGCGCCAACGCATCCGGGCTGTCTGGTGGCGTCCTTTCTGGAGCCCGCCAAGGAAGTGGGCGGGGACCTGTTCGATTTTTTTCAGGCCGCCGACGGTCGTCAGGCCTTGGTCATCGGGGACGTGTCCGACAAGGGCGTGCCCGCGGCCCTGTTCATGTCCATGACCGTGACCCTGGTCCGCTACGCCCTGGCCCAGACCTCGGACCCGGCCGAGGCCATGACCCGCATCAACGACCGCTTGAGCGAGAACAATCCGGGGTGCATGTTCGTGACGCTGTTCATCGGTCTGTTCGATCCGGCCACGGGCGAACTGGAATATGCCAATGGCGGGCATTGCCAGCCCCTGGCCGTGAACCGGGCTGGCGATGTCCGCGTCCTGGAAGGCATGAGCGGTCCGGTGGTCGGGGCCATGTCCGGCCTGCCGTATGCGCCGCACCGAATGGTCCTGGCGCCGGACGAGACCTGTCTGCTGTATTCGGACGGCGTATCCGAGGCCATGGACGAACAGCACCGCCTGTTCGGAGAGGAGCGGATCGGGGATTTGCTCGCCGCGCATCCGGGTGTTTCCCCCCAAGGTATCTTGGAGTTGCTGCGCGCGGCCATTGTCCAACATCGGGGCACGGCGCCCCAATCCGACGACATCACCATGCTGTGTTTTGGACGGAATCCGCGAGCCTGA
- a CDS encoding ATP-binding protein has product METLLDDPFLRPLWSKLGHLPPLLRAWDGLTLGDIATRFMAPAGARVSKALLDRAESMVAPVLGDAAADALTQRLTRSPSVLSANYHAVECFPEMVQAIHFFALGDLLAPRCPTNPTPPVVPILSCSSVSLQSQTYPRGLMLARQDATTGAPLRLPFFPSALQDVMTGHAPALDPDGLGAMRAQWAHGRWQALTPWERDAVDEIMDKHVLRRDILDLPTFGAQVTRANASLCAARYAQASRPLVIYLEMEHLVSGLLDRDLDRTDSVMHRVVFDPEIRSRVLEGLAGVRGCWKTEAVNGLALGRTGRAGTIFFWLADQQGRRCPLRLGQGPGSEVCLEYKNIRIPLRPDALRSALAGGRIVPSLFTSYASLTLDHGLRCFGGIFLADYLPAMIRGVLAVMNGQDKAALAIHNPLAALPLGVRIESESGLFPAGTVELTAAGGLDRDHLLQLSRLTLADVLPLSLSSWYRDYVPAASRPVGWATELDRVAARWRGVIVRPR; this is encoded by the coding sequence ATGGAAACGCTGCTCGACGATCCATTCCTGCGTCCCCTCTGGTCCAAGCTGGGACATTTGCCACCGCTGCTCCGGGCTTGGGACGGGCTGACCCTGGGCGACATCGCCACCCGGTTCATGGCGCCGGCCGGGGCCAGGGTTTCCAAAGCCCTGCTCGACCGCGCCGAATCCATGGTCGCGCCGGTCCTTGGCGACGCGGCCGCCGACGCCCTGACCCAGCGCCTGACCAGATCCCCGTCCGTGCTCTCGGCCAACTACCACGCCGTGGAATGCTTTCCGGAAATGGTCCAGGCGATCCATTTCTTCGCCCTGGGCGACCTGCTCGCGCCGCGATGCCCGACAAATCCGACGCCTCCGGTCGTGCCCATCCTGTCCTGTTCCAGTGTTTCCCTGCAAAGCCAGACCTACCCCAGGGGACTCATGCTCGCGCGCCAGGATGCGACCACCGGCGCCCCCCTGCGCCTGCCCTTCTTTCCCAGCGCCCTTCAGGACGTCATGACCGGACACGCGCCAGCGCTCGATCCGGATGGCCTCGGGGCCATGCGCGCGCAATGGGCCCACGGCCGCTGGCAGGCATTGACGCCCTGGGAACGGGACGCGGTCGATGAAATCATGGACAAACATGTGCTGCGCCGCGACATCCTGGACCTGCCGACGTTTGGCGCCCAAGTCACCCGCGCCAACGCGTCCCTGTGCGCCGCCCGTTATGCCCAGGCGTCACGGCCGCTGGTGATTTATTTGGAAATGGAACATCTGGTCAGTGGATTGCTCGATCGCGATTTGGACAGGACGGATTCGGTCATGCACCGGGTTGTGTTCGACCCCGAAATCCGGTCCCGCGTTCTCGAAGGATTGGCCGGAGTGCGTGGTTGCTGGAAAACCGAGGCCGTCAACGGGCTGGCCCTGGGCCGTACCGGTCGCGCCGGAACCATTTTTTTCTGGCTGGCCGACCAGCAGGGACGGCGTTGTCCCCTGCGCCTGGGCCAGGGCCCTGGGAGCGAGGTCTGTCTTGAATACAAGAACATCCGCATCCCGCTGCGCCCGGACGCGCTGCGCTCCGCCCTGGCCGGGGGACGGATCGTTCCCAGCCTGTTCACGTCCTATGCCAGCCTGACCCTGGACCACGGCTTGCGCTGTTTTGGCGGTATTTTTCTGGCCGACTATCTGCCGGCCATGATCCGGGGCGTCCTGGCTGTCATGAACGGTCAGGACAAGGCGGCCCTGGCCATTCACAACCCGCTGGCGGCCCTGCCCCTGGGCGTGCGGATCGAGTCGGAATCAGGACTTTTTCCGGCCGGAACCGTCGAACTGACCGCCGCCGGTGGTCTGGACCGCGACCACCTGCTCCAGCTTTCCCGCCTGACCCTGGCCGATGTCCTGCCACTGAGCCTGTCTTCCTGGTACCGGGATTATGTTCCGGCCGCGTCGCGACCCGTGGGCTGGGCAACGGAACTCGACCGCGTGGCCGCGCGCTGGCGCGGTGTCATTGTCCGGCCCCGATAG
- a CDS encoding EscT/YscT/HrcT family type III secretion system export apparatus protein, with product MNLEAFFQELHVMDHLLAVLLGMPRLFMIMQTVPFLGGQIVTGQIRVAVAFACYLFLHPLVVDQIDAPQVLSAAVAGRLALIVFKESLLGFFMGFLAGMLFWAVQCAGFFIDNQRGASMASGADPLSGEETSPLGSLLFQCAVFVFFSGGAFLAFVTLVFSSYELWPVAELLPVGVFAGTTDIPLFFAGRVAWLMTTMILLSAPIVAACLLTDMSLGLINRFAAQLNVYILGMPIKSALAALLLFLSFGLLLIQIGGLFDTIDHDLTILGRLLHE from the coding sequence ATGAATCTGGAAGCCTTTTTCCAGGAACTCCACGTCATGGATCACCTGCTGGCCGTGCTTCTGGGCATGCCGCGTTTGTTCATGATCATGCAGACGGTCCCGTTTCTGGGGGGGCAGATCGTCACCGGGCAGATTCGCGTGGCCGTGGCCTTTGCCTGCTATCTTTTCCTGCATCCCCTGGTCGTGGACCAGATCGACGCCCCCCAGGTTCTCAGCGCGGCGGTCGCGGGGCGTCTGGCCCTGATCGTGTTCAAGGAAAGCTTGCTGGGCTTTTTCATGGGATTTTTGGCCGGAATGCTGTTTTGGGCCGTGCAATGCGCGGGATTTTTCATCGACAACCAGCGTGGCGCGTCCATGGCGTCGGGGGCCGATCCCCTGTCCGGAGAAGAAACCTCGCCGCTGGGGTCGCTTCTTTTCCAGTGCGCGGTTTTTGTGTTTTTTTCCGGGGGCGCGTTTTTGGCCTTTGTCACCCTGGTTTTTTCCAGCTACGAGCTTTGGCCCGTGGCGGAGCTGCTCCCGGTCGGCGTGTTCGCGGGGACCACGGATATCCCGCTGTTTTTCGCCGGTCGCGTGGCCTGGCTCATGACCACCATGATCCTGCTCTCGGCGCCCATTGTCGCCGCCTGCCTGCTCACGGACATGTCCCTTGGCCTCATCAACCGCTTCGCGGCCCAGCTCAACGTCTATATCCTCGGCATGCCCATCAAGAGCGCCCTGGCGGCCCTGCTTTTGTTTTTGTCCTTTGGCCTTTTGCTGATCCAGATCGGCGGCCTTTTCGATACCATCGACCACGATCTGACCATCCTCGGGCGGTTGTTGCATGAGTGA
- a CDS encoding sigma-54-dependent Fis family transcriptional regulator, which yields MKRQAHGADVAPTEFLTTLIDLCDDLAWGRPASEDKLYALTRPDAGPEEFVRLAEAFGMMLVKVAGREFHREELIAQLKTRNAELEEARALLARRNEHLMQTVQDTYQARRIIGNCEAMRRVVNLVLSIARRPINTVILGPTGSGKEVVAKMMHYNSPRREGPFVAVNCTAIPENLFESEMFGIEKGAATGVGFKRGLVEEASGGTLFLDEIGDMSLPHQAKLLRVLEEGEVQRVGRNKPLPVDIKIVAATNVGLEEAVRDGRFRSDLYYRVNVAEVRLPPLRERGEDILLLAQHFLERHCQHMGRPRLTITERARAALMRHDWPGNVRELNNEMERAASLTISDRVDAEDLSPRVLDGSKRGGGLPVPLHCSDAGASVSPSMTLAPAGEDAVFNLQRVERDVVVAALERCAGNKTKASELLGITREGLRKKLLRLGMAE from the coding sequence TTGAAACGACAAGCACATGGCGCGGACGTCGCGCCGACGGAATTTTTAACGACCTTGATCGATCTGTGCGATGACCTGGCCTGGGGGCGGCCCGCCAGCGAGGACAAGCTCTACGCCCTGACCCGGCCGGACGCCGGGCCCGAGGAATTCGTGCGTCTGGCCGAGGCCTTCGGCATGATGCTGGTCAAGGTCGCGGGGCGGGAATTTCATCGCGAGGAGCTCATCGCCCAACTCAAGACCCGCAATGCCGAGCTGGAAGAGGCCCGGGCATTGCTGGCGCGGCGTAACGAGCATCTGATGCAGACCGTCCAGGACACCTATCAGGCCCGCAGAATCATCGGCAATTGCGAGGCCATGCGCCGGGTCGTGAACTTGGTGCTGTCCATTGCCCGACGGCCCATCAACACGGTCATTCTCGGGCCCACGGGATCGGGTAAGGAAGTCGTGGCGAAGATGATGCACTACAACTCGCCGCGCCGGGAAGGGCCGTTCGTGGCCGTCAATTGCACGGCCATTCCCGAGAATCTTTTTGAAAGCGAGATGTTTGGCATCGAGAAGGGCGCGGCCACGGGCGTGGGGTTCAAGCGCGGATTGGTGGAGGAGGCCAGCGGCGGAACGCTGTTTCTGGACGAAATCGGCGACATGAGCCTGCCGCATCAGGCCAAGCTGTTGCGCGTGCTGGAAGAAGGCGAGGTGCAGCGGGTCGGACGCAACAAGCCGTTGCCCGTGGACATCAAGATCGTCGCCGCGACCAATGTCGGTCTGGAAGAGGCGGTGCGGGACGGCCGTTTCCGGTCGGATCTGTACTACCGCGTCAACGTGGCCGAGGTGCGGTTGCCGCCCCTGCGCGAGCGTGGCGAGGACATTTTGCTCCTGGCCCAGCATTTTCTGGAGCGGCATTGCCAGCACATGGGACGGCCACGCCTGACGATCACGGAACGGGCGCGCGCGGCCCTGATGCGGCACGACTGGCCCGGCAACGTGCGCGAATTGAACAACGAGATGGAGCGCGCCGCCTCGCTCACGATTTCGGACCGGGTCGATGCCGAGGATCTTTCCCCGCGCGTCCTGGACGGTTCCAAACGTGGTGGCGGCCTTCCGGTGCCGCTGCATTGTTCCGATGCTGGCGCGTCGGTGTCTCCATCCATGACGCTGGCGCCGGCTGGGGAGGACGCGGTTTTCAACCTGCAACGCGTGGAACGCGATGTGGTTGTCGCGGCCTTGGAACGATGCGCTGGAAACAAAACCAAAGCTTCGGAATTGTTGGGTATTACCCGCGAGGGGCTGCGCAAGAAGCTCCTGCGGCTGGGAATGGCCGAGTAA
- a CDS encoding ABC transporter substrate-binding protein produces MPLPRATNNPEWSRTTVRFLVTFLLVLTVCGSWPASADTDTPRKKWRIIYVEGGPYTDYQQIFAGTVRGLAKLGLIADGNVPVPAHSESTQEMWAWLCANAGGDRLEFLPDGYYSANWDETARAANKAAILRRIREKNDVDMIFAFGTWAGQDMATDEHHVPTFSMSVTDAVDAGIVASVEDSGRDHVHAQLEPGRYERQVAIFHDVFKFKRMGVVYEDTPDARSSSGMPAVEKAARELGIELVTCTTALNLPDLDQSFKNLRACVESLSTRCDAIYLTVNTGMQGNRIKELLKPIIAAGIPSFSQSGPGETKLGVLMSLAQTDFDDVGMFEAKAVAEVLDGTKPRDVSQVFEGPLGLAINLKMAMLIGWNPPFEILAAVDEIHQQIPDIDQ; encoded by the coding sequence ATGCCTTTGCCACGCGCCACGAATAATCCTGAATGGTCTCGGACCACGGTCCGGTTCCTGGTCACGTTTCTCCTGGTCCTGACGGTCTGTGGATCATGGCCAGCGTCGGCCGACACGGACACGCCACGCAAAAAATGGCGAATCATCTATGTCGAGGGCGGGCCCTATACCGACTATCAGCAGATTTTCGCCGGCACGGTACGCGGTCTGGCCAAGCTGGGACTGATCGCCGACGGCAACGTTCCCGTGCCGGCCCATTCGGAAAGCACCCAGGAAATGTGGGCCTGGCTGTGCGCCAACGCCGGCGGCGACCGTCTGGAATTCTTGCCCGACGGGTACTACAGCGCCAACTGGGACGAGACGGCGCGCGCGGCCAATAAAGCGGCCATTTTGCGCCGCATCCGCGAAAAAAATGACGTGGACATGATTTTCGCTTTCGGGACCTGGGCCGGACAGGACATGGCCACGGACGAACACCACGTGCCCACCTTTTCCATGTCCGTGACCGACGCCGTGGACGCGGGCATCGTGGCCTCGGTCGAGGATTCCGGCCGGGATCACGTCCACGCCCAGCTTGAACCGGGCCGCTATGAACGCCAGGTGGCCATCTTCCATGACGTCTTCAAGTTCAAACGCATGGGCGTCGTCTACGAGGACACACCCGACGCCCGCAGTTCCAGCGGCATGCCGGCCGTGGAAAAGGCGGCCCGGGAGCTGGGCATCGAACTCGTGACCTGCACCACGGCCCTGAATCTCCCCGATCTGGACCAATCCTTCAAAAATCTGCGTGCCTGCGTGGAAAGCCTGTCCACCCGCTGCGACGCCATCTATCTGACCGTCAACACGGGCATGCAGGGCAACCGCATCAAGGAATTGCTGAAACCGATCATCGCGGCCGGCATCCCGTCCTTTTCCCAGAGCGGCCCCGGCGAAACCAAGCTGGGCGTGCTCATGAGCCTCGCCCAGACGGACTTCGACGACGTGGGCATGTTCGAGGCCAAGGCCGTGGCCGAGGTTCTGGACGGCACCAAACCGCGCGACGTCAGCCAGGTTTTCGAAGGCCCCCTGGGATTGGCCATCAACCTGAAAATGGCCATGCTCATCGGCTGGAACCCACCCTTCGAGATCCTGGCCGCCGTTGATGAAATTCACCAACAAATCCCCGACATCGACCAATGA